One region of Esox lucius isolate fEsoLuc1 chromosome 17, fEsoLuc1.pri, whole genome shotgun sequence genomic DNA includes:
- the LOC114828893 gene encoding uncharacterized protein LOC114828893 isoform X2, translated as MNSTSGFNSSSIPSTAMNSTSGFNSSSIPSTAMNSISGFTPSSIPSTAMKSTSGRQNSNHQERYFVKLLWLAAGGVASGLGLYLLGLTAFCLCRKSKNSSQRSVQQDDHNQVVDLVMGDMRSGGMVDSGNDGFYSVITSVPSTFLPSENSSQRSVQQDDHNQVVDLVMGDMRSGGMVDSGNDGFYSVITSVPSTFLPSGPIAEN; from the exons ATGAATTCTACATCTG GGTTCAACTCTTCGTCGATTCCCAGCACTGCAATGAATTCTACATCTG GGTTCAACTCTTCGTCGATTCCCAGCACTGCAATGAATTCTATATCTG GGTTCACCCCTTCGTCGATCCCTAGCACTGCAATGAAATCTACATCTG GACGTCAAAATTCAAACCATCAAGAGCGCTATTTTG TGAAACTATTATGGCTGGCAGCAGGGGGTGTGGCTTCTGGATTGGGCTTGTATCTTCTGGGATTGACAGCTTTCTGTCTCTGCAGGAAGAGCA agaacTCTTCTCAGAG ATCTGTCCAACAGGATGATCACAACCAAG TTGTAGATTTGGTGATGGGAGACATGAGGAGTGGAGGCATGGTGGATTCAGGAAATGATGGGTTCTATTCTGTCATCACTTCTGTACCGTCCACATTCCTGCCCTCAG agaACTCTTCTCAGAG ATCTGTCCAACAGGATGATCACAACCAAG TTGTAGATTTGGTGATGGGAGACATGAGGAGTGGAGGCATGGTGGATTCAGGAAATGATGGGTTCTATTCTGTCATCACTTCTGTACCGTCCACATTCCTGCCCTCAG GTCCTATTGCAGAGAATTAa
- the LOC114828893 gene encoding uncharacterized protein LOC114828893 isoform X1, which yields MNSTSGFNSSSIPSTAMNSTSGFNSSSIPSTAMNSISGFTPSSIPSTAMKSTSGRQNSNHQERYFVKLLWLAAGGVASGLGLYLLGLTAFCLCRKSKNSSQRSVQQDDHNQVVDLVMGDMRSGGMVDSGNDGFYSVITSVPSTFLPSENSSQRSVQQDDHNQVVDLVMGDMRSGGMVDSGNDGFYSVITSVPSTFLPSGDIILNTHNYIQSII from the exons ATGAATTCTACATCTG GGTTCAACTCTTCGTCGATTCCCAGCACTGCAATGAATTCTACATCTG GGTTCAACTCTTCGTCGATTCCCAGCACTGCAATGAATTCTATATCTG GGTTCACCCCTTCGTCGATCCCTAGCACTGCAATGAAATCTACATCTG GACGTCAAAATTCAAACCATCAAGAGCGCTATTTTG TGAAACTATTATGGCTGGCAGCAGGGGGTGTGGCTTCTGGATTGGGCTTGTATCTTCTGGGATTGACAGCTTTCTGTCTCTGCAGGAAGAGCA agaacTCTTCTCAGAG ATCTGTCCAACAGGATGATCACAACCAAG TTGTAGATTTGGTGATGGGAGACATGAGGAGTGGAGGCATGGTGGATTCAGGAAATGATGGGTTCTATTCTGTCATCACTTCTGTACCGTCCACATTCCTGCCCTCAG agaACTCTTCTCAGAG ATCTGTCCAACAGGATGATCACAACCAAG TTGTAGATTTGGTGATGGGAGACATGAGGAGTGGAGGCATGGTGGATTCAGGAAATGATGGGTTCTATTCTGTCATCACTTCTGTACCGTCCACATTCCTGCCCTCAGGTGATATAATACTTAACACACACAATTATATACAgtcaattatttaa
- the LOC114828893 gene encoding uncharacterized protein LOC114828893 isoform X3, translating to MNSTSGFNSSSIPSTAMNSTSGFTPSSIPSTAMKSTSGRQNSNHQERYFVKLLWLAAGGVASGLGLYLLGLTAFCLCRKSKNSSQRSVQQDDHNQVVDLVMGDMRSGGMVDSGNDGFYSVITSVPSTFLPSENSSQRSVQQDDHNQVVDLVMGDMRSGGMVDSGNDGFYSVITSVPSTFLPSGDIILNTHNYIQSII from the exons ATGAATTCTACATCTG GGTTCAACTCTTCGTCGATTCCCAGCACTGCAATGAATTCTACATCTG GGTTCACCCCTTCGTCGATCCCTAGCACTGCAATGAAATCTACATCTG GACGTCAAAATTCAAACCATCAAGAGCGCTATTTTG TGAAACTATTATGGCTGGCAGCAGGGGGTGTGGCTTCTGGATTGGGCTTGTATCTTCTGGGATTGACAGCTTTCTGTCTCTGCAGGAAGAGCA agaacTCTTCTCAGAG ATCTGTCCAACAGGATGATCACAACCAAG TTGTAGATTTGGTGATGGGAGACATGAGGAGTGGAGGCATGGTGGATTCAGGAAATGATGGGTTCTATTCTGTCATCACTTCTGTACCGTCCACATTCCTGCCCTCAG agaACTCTTCTCAGAG ATCTGTCCAACAGGATGATCACAACCAAG TTGTAGATTTGGTGATGGGAGACATGAGGAGTGGAGGCATGGTGGATTCAGGAAATGATGGGTTCTATTCTGTCATCACTTCTGTACCGTCCACATTCCTGCCCTCAGGTGATATAATACTTAACACACACAATTATATACAgtcaattatttaa
- the LOC114828893 gene encoding uncharacterized protein LOC114828893 isoform X5, with protein sequence MNSTSGFTPSSIPSTAMKSTSGRQNSNHQERYFVKLLWLAAGGVASGLGLYLLGLTAFCLCRKSKNSSQRSVQQDDHNQVVDLVMGDMRSGGMVDSGNDGFYSVITSVPSTFLPSENSSQRSVQQDDHNQVVDLVMGDMRSGGMVDSGNDGFYSVITSVPSTFLPSGDIILNTHNYIQSII encoded by the exons ATGAATTCTACATCTG GGTTCACCCCTTCGTCGATCCCTAGCACTGCAATGAAATCTACATCTG GACGTCAAAATTCAAACCATCAAGAGCGCTATTTTG TGAAACTATTATGGCTGGCAGCAGGGGGTGTGGCTTCTGGATTGGGCTTGTATCTTCTGGGATTGACAGCTTTCTGTCTCTGCAGGAAGAGCA agaacTCTTCTCAGAG ATCTGTCCAACAGGATGATCACAACCAAG TTGTAGATTTGGTGATGGGAGACATGAGGAGTGGAGGCATGGTGGATTCAGGAAATGATGGGTTCTATTCTGTCATCACTTCTGTACCGTCCACATTCCTGCCCTCAG agaACTCTTCTCAGAG ATCTGTCCAACAGGATGATCACAACCAAG TTGTAGATTTGGTGATGGGAGACATGAGGAGTGGAGGCATGGTGGATTCAGGAAATGATGGGTTCTATTCTGTCATCACTTCTGTACCGTCCACATTCCTGCCCTCAGGTGATATAATACTTAACACACACAATTATATACAgtcaattatttaa
- the LOC114828893 gene encoding uncharacterized protein LOC114828893 isoform X4, whose product MTLFIPDWEARRHFLVILIFGFTPSSIPSTAMKSTSGRQNSNHQERYFVKLLWLAAGGVASGLGLYLLGLTAFCLCRKSKNSSQRSVQQDDHNQVVDLVMGDMRSGGMVDSGNDGFYSVITSVPSTFLPSENSSQRSVQQDDHNQVVDLVMGDMRSGGMVDSGNDGFYSVITSVPSTFLPSGDIILNTHNYIQSII is encoded by the exons GGTTCACCCCTTCGTCGATCCCTAGCACTGCAATGAAATCTACATCTG GACGTCAAAATTCAAACCATCAAGAGCGCTATTTTG TGAAACTATTATGGCTGGCAGCAGGGGGTGTGGCTTCTGGATTGGGCTTGTATCTTCTGGGATTGACAGCTTTCTGTCTCTGCAGGAAGAGCA agaacTCTTCTCAGAG ATCTGTCCAACAGGATGATCACAACCAAG TTGTAGATTTGGTGATGGGAGACATGAGGAGTGGAGGCATGGTGGATTCAGGAAATGATGGGTTCTATTCTGTCATCACTTCTGTACCGTCCACATTCCTGCCCTCAG agaACTCTTCTCAGAG ATCTGTCCAACAGGATGATCACAACCAAG TTGTAGATTTGGTGATGGGAGACATGAGGAGTGGAGGCATGGTGGATTCAGGAAATGATGGGTTCTATTCTGTCATCACTTCTGTACCGTCCACATTCCTGCCCTCAGGTGATATAATACTTAACACACACAATTATATACAgtcaattatttaa